In a genomic window of Periophthalmus magnuspinnatus isolate fPerMag1 chromosome 3, fPerMag1.2.pri, whole genome shotgun sequence:
- the LOC117393819 gene encoding guanylyl cyclase-activating protein 2-like, which yields MGQTQHMEHPNHSEHPERPEKIDVAAIQDMYKKFLMECPSGVLFLHEFKKFFGVEPTGEASEYAENMFRAFDKNGDNTIDFLEFVAALNLVFRGDLQHRLRWSFKVYDRDGNGHVDREELRAILESIYRVKKGKRTEGSEEMSVDEAVDRLLETVDTDGDGFINMEEFLQGAKQDPWVLNMLKLDMDPTFWVLEQRRRSAHF from the exons atgggtcaaacgcagcaCATGGAGCACCCAAACCACTCAGAGCACCCAGAGCGCCCAGAGAAGATAGACGTGGCGGCAATCCAGGACATGTACAAGAAGTTTCTGATGGAGTGCCCGAGTGGAGTGCTCTTCCTTCACGAGTTCAAAAAATTTTTCGGCGTCGAACCCACGGGAGAGGCCTCAGAATATGCGGAAAACATGTTCCGAGCCTTTGACAAGaatggg GACAACACCATTGACTTCTTGGAGTTTGTAGCGGCTCTGAACCTGGTGTTCAGAGGAGATCTTCAGCACAGACTACGCTGGTCCTTCAAAGTGTATGACCGCGATGGAAATGGGCACGTGGACCGTGAGGAGCTGAGAGCCATCCTAGAG AGTATCTACAGAGTGAAAAAGGGCAAAAGGACAGAAGGAAGTGAGGAGATGAGTGTGGACGAAGCAGTGGACAGACTTCTTGAAACCGTGGACACCGATGGAGACG GTTTCATAAATATGGAGGAGTTCTTGCAGGGGGCTAAGCAGGACCCTTGGGTGCTGAACATGCTGAAGCTGGACATGGACCCTACGTTTTGGGTGTTAGAGCAGAGAAGACGGAGCGCCCATTTTTAA
- the LOC117391515 gene encoding retinal cone rhodopsin-sensitive cGMP 3',5'-cyclic phosphodiesterase subunit gamma-like translates to MNAGAAPGGSKAAPPKFKQKETRQFKSKAPKAGQKGFDDVPGMEGLGDAEVVCPWEAFGDMELSDLAQFGIV, encoded by the exons ATGAACGCAGGCGCAGCACCCGGTGGAAGCAAAGCCGCTCCTCCCAAGTTCAAGCAGAAGGAGACCAGGCAGTTCAAGAGCAAGGCCCCCAAAGCCGGACAGAAGGG ATTCGATGATGTTCCTGGAATGGAAGGTCTTGGAG atgctGAAGTGGTTTGTCCCTGGGAGGCATTTGGAGACATGGAGCTGAGTGACCTGGCACAGTTTGGCATCGTctaa